A region from the Chionomys nivalis chromosome 22, mChiNiv1.1, whole genome shotgun sequence genome encodes:
- the Pjvk gene encoding pejvakin — MFAAATKSFVKQVGDGGRLVPVPSLSEADKYQPLSLVVKKKRCFLFPRHKFTSTPFTLKDILLGDRDISAGISSYQLLNYEDESDVSLYGRRNNHIVNDVGINVTGSDSIAVKASFGVVTKHEVEVSTLLKEITARKINFDHSLIRQSRSSRKAVLCVVMESIRTTRQCSLSVHAGIRGEAMRFHFMDEQNPKGREKAIVFPAHTTIAFSVFELFIYLDGAFDLCVTSVSKGGFEREETTTFAVLYRLRNILFERNRRVMDAISRSQLYLDDLFADYYDKPLSMTDISLKEGTHIRVNLLNHNIPKGPCILCGMGNLKRETVYGCFQCSVDGVKYVRLHAVPCFDIWHKRMK; from the exons ATGTTTGCCGCTGCTACCAAGAGCTTTGTTAAGCAAGTTGGAGACGGAGGGAGATTAGTGCCTGTTCCGAGCCTCAGTGAAGCCGACAAGTACCAACCCCTGAGTCTGGTGGTGAAAAAGAAGcggtgttttctgtttcctagaCACAAATTTACCTCAACGCCCTTCACACTTAAAGATATTCTCCTAGGAGACCGAGACATCTCGGCCG GTATTTCATCTTATCAGTTACTGAATTATGAAGATGAGTCAGATGTTTCCCTCTATGGAAGGCGAAACAACCATATCGTGAATGACGTTGGGATTAATGTTACTGGATCCGATTCCATCGCGGTCAAAGCTTCCTTTGGTGTAGTAACCAAACATGAAGTGGAGGTGTCAACGTTACTCAAGGAAATTACCGCACG aaaAATTAACTTTGACCACAGTTTGATCCGCCAATCAAGGAGCAGCAGGAAAGCCGTGCTGTGCGTGGTCATGGAGAGCATCAGAACCACACGCCAGTGCTCCCTGTCTGTGCATGCTGGCATTCGGGGGGAAGCCATGCGG TTTCATTTTATGGATGAACAGAATcccaaaggaagggaaaaggctATTGTTTTCCCAGCACACACAACGATAGCATTCAGTGTTTTCGAACTCTTCATTTACTTGGATGGTGCCTTTG ACCTTTGTGTCACATCAGTGTCAAAAGGAGGGTTTGAAAGGGAAGAAACGACCACCTTTGCCGTGCTCTACAGACTGAGGAACATCCTCTTCGAAAGAA ATAGGAGAGTAATGGATGCCATCTCTCGCTCCCAGCTTTACCTGGACGATCTCTTTGCCGACTACTATGACAAACCCCTTAGCATGACTGACATTTCCCTCAAGGAGGGGACTCACATTCGTGTGAACTTACTAAACCACAACATTCCCAAAGGGCCCTGCATACTCTGTGGAATGGGGAACTTGAAGCGGGAGACGGTTTACGGTTGCTTCCAGTGCTCTGTGGATGGGGTGAAGTATGTGAGGCTTCATGCGGTCCCTTGTTTTGATATTTGgcacaaaagaatgaaataa
- the Fkbp7 gene encoding peptidyl-prolyl cis-trans isomerase FKBP7 isoform X1 has translation MHFLVRLAVFLSLCGCSNAQGQTKEDTEEVKIEVLHRPENCSKTSRKGDLLNAHYDGYLAKDGSKFYCSRTQDEGHPKWFVLGVGHVIKGLDIAMMDMCPGEKRKVIIPPSFAYGKEGYAEGKIPPNATLMFEIELYAVTKGPRSIETFKQIDTDNDRQLSKAEIELYLQKDFEKDEKPRDKSYQKAVLEDIFKKNDHNGDGFISPKEYNVHQHDEL, from the exons ATGCATTTCCTAGTCAGACTAGCGGTTTTCCTCAGCCTGTGTGGCTGTTCCAACGCTCAGGGACAAACGaaagaagacacagaggaagtgaaAATAGAGGTTCTGCATCGTCCAGAAAACTGCTCCAAAACAAGCAGGAAAGGAGACTTGCTAAATGCCCATTACGACGGCTACTTGGCTAAAGATGGCTCCAAATTCTACTGCAG TCGGACACAAGATGAAGGCCACCCGAAATGGTTTGTTCTTGGTGTTGGGCACGTCATAAAGGGGCTAGACATCGCAATGATGGACATGTGccctggagagaagagaaaagtgaTTATACCTCCCTCGTTTGCTTATGGAAAAGAAGGTTATG CAGAAGGCAAGATACCACCCAACGCAACACTGATGTTTGAGATTGAACTTTACGCTGTGACCAAAGGACCACGGAGCATTGAAACATTTAAGCAGATTGACACGGACAACGACAGGCAACTCTCTAAAGCCGAG ATCGAGCTTTACTTGCAAAAGGACTTTGAGAAAGATGAAAAGCCCCGGGACAAGTCCTATCAAAAGGCAGTTTTGGAAGatatctttaagaaaaatgaCCACAATGGAGATGGCTTCATTTCTCCCAAGGAATACAATGTGCACCAACATGATGAgctataa
- the Fkbp7 gene encoding peptidyl-prolyl cis-trans isomerase FKBP7 isoform X3 produces the protein MHFLVRLAVFLSLCGCSNAQGQTKEDTEEVKIEVLHRPENCSKTSRKGDLLNAHYDGYLAKDGSKFYCSRTQDEGHPKWFVLGVGHVIKGLDIAMMDMCPGEKRKVIIPPSFAYGKEGYGSLKKFFFWQNVLDSCHGTPLHVLKCMWLSRALINGLCAEGKIPPNATLMFEIELYAVTKGPRSIETFKQIDTDNDRQLSKAEIELYLQKDFEKDEKPRDKSYQKAVLEDIFKKNDHNGDGFISPKEYNVHQHDEL, from the exons ATGCATTTCCTAGTCAGACTAGCGGTTTTCCTCAGCCTGTGTGGCTGTTCCAACGCTCAGGGACAAACGaaagaagacacagaggaagtgaaAATAGAGGTTCTGCATCGTCCAGAAAACTGCTCCAAAACAAGCAGGAAAGGAGACTTGCTAAATGCCCATTACGACGGCTACTTGGCTAAAGATGGCTCCAAATTCTACTGCAG TCGGACACAAGATGAAGGCCACCCGAAATGGTTTGTTCTTGGTGTTGGGCACGTCATAAAGGGGCTAGACATCGCAATGATGGACATGTGccctggagagaagagaaaagtgaTTATACCTCCCTCGTTTGCTTATGGAAAAGAAGGTTATGGTA GCTTGAAGAAGTTTTTCTTCTGGCAAAATGTCCTTGACTCGTGTCACGGAACACCCCTGCATGTCTTGAAATGCATGTGGCTTTCTAGAGCTTTAATTAACGGTCTATGTG CAGAAGGCAAGATACCACCCAACGCAACACTGATGTTTGAGATTGAACTTTACGCTGTGACCAAAGGACCACGGAGCATTGAAACATTTAAGCAGATTGACACGGACAACGACAGGCAACTCTCTAAAGCCGAG ATCGAGCTTTACTTGCAAAAGGACTTTGAGAAAGATGAAAAGCCCCGGGACAAGTCCTATCAAAAGGCAGTTTTGGAAGatatctttaagaaaaatgaCCACAATGGAGATGGCTTCATTTCTCCCAAGGAATACAATGTGCACCAACATGATGAgctataa
- the Fkbp7 gene encoding peptidyl-prolyl cis-trans isomerase FKBP7 isoform X2, with protein sequence MHFLVRLAVFLSLCGCSNAQGQTKEDTEEVKIEVLHRPENCSKTSRKGDLLNAHYDGYLAKDGSKFYCSRTQDEGHPKWFVLGVGHVIKGLDIAMMDMCPGEKRKVIIPPSFAYGKEGYEGKIPPNATLMFEIELYAVTKGPRSIETFKQIDTDNDRQLSKAEIELYLQKDFEKDEKPRDKSYQKAVLEDIFKKNDHNGDGFISPKEYNVHQHDEL encoded by the exons ATGCATTTCCTAGTCAGACTAGCGGTTTTCCTCAGCCTGTGTGGCTGTTCCAACGCTCAGGGACAAACGaaagaagacacagaggaagtgaaAATAGAGGTTCTGCATCGTCCAGAAAACTGCTCCAAAACAAGCAGGAAAGGAGACTTGCTAAATGCCCATTACGACGGCTACTTGGCTAAAGATGGCTCCAAATTCTACTGCAG TCGGACACAAGATGAAGGCCACCCGAAATGGTTTGTTCTTGGTGTTGGGCACGTCATAAAGGGGCTAGACATCGCAATGATGGACATGTGccctggagagaagagaaaagtgaTTATACCTCCCTCGTTTGCTTATGGAAAAGAAGGTTATG AAGGCAAGATACCACCCAACGCAACACTGATGTTTGAGATTGAACTTTACGCTGTGACCAAAGGACCACGGAGCATTGAAACATTTAAGCAGATTGACACGGACAACGACAGGCAACTCTCTAAAGCCGAG ATCGAGCTTTACTTGCAAAAGGACTTTGAGAAAGATGAAAAGCCCCGGGACAAGTCCTATCAAAAGGCAGTTTTGGAAGatatctttaagaaaaatgaCCACAATGGAGATGGCTTCATTTCTCCCAAGGAATACAATGTGCACCAACATGATGAgctataa